A stretch of Primulina tabacum isolate GXHZ01 chromosome 13, ASM2559414v2, whole genome shotgun sequence DNA encodes these proteins:
- the LOC142522431 gene encoding mitogen-activated protein kinase homolog MMK1-like: MFHLLTGKSEQRKMEGGAQPGDAVMSEAQPPPPTPPIDHIPATLSHGGRFIQYNIFGNIFEVTSKYKPPIMPIGKGAYGIVCSALNSETNEHVAIKKVANAFDNKIDGKRTLREIKLLRHMDHENVVAIRDIIPPSQRESFNDVYIAYELMDTDLHQIIRSNQGLSEEHCQYFLYQILRGLKYIHSANVLHRDLKPSNLLLNANCDLKICDFGLARVTSETDFMTEYVVTRWYRPPELLLNSSDYTAAIDVWSVGCIFVELMDRKPLFPGRDHVHQLRLLLELIGTPSESDMGCLNENAKRYIQQLPPYHRQSFTEKFSHVHPLAIDLVEKMLTFDPRQRITVEDALAHPYLNSLHDISDEPICTTPFTFDFEQHALTEEQMKELIYMEALAFNPEYQRV, encoded by the exons ATGTTCCATTTGTTAACTGGCAAATCAGAGCAACGGAAAATGGAGGGCGGTGCTCAGCCGGGGGACGCCGTGATGTCGGAGGCGCAGCCACCTCCTCCGACGCCGCCGATCGATCATATTCCGGCGACTCTGAGCCACGGAGGAAGATTTATCCAATACAACATCTTCGGCAACATCTTCGAGGTCACATCCAAGTATAAACCCCCAATCATGCCCATCGGTAAAGGCGCATACGGCATCGTCTG CTCGGCATTGAATTCGGAGACTAATGAGCATGTGGCGATAAAGAAGGTGGCTAATGCCTTCGACAATAAAATTGATGGGAAGAGGACGCTGCGTGAGATAAAGCTGCTTCGTCATATGGATCATGAAAAC GTGGTTGCTATCAGAGATATAATTCCACCCTCTCAAAGGGAGTCATTTAACGATGTGTACATTGCGTATGAACTTATGGACACCGATCTCCATCAAATTATCCGTTCTAATCAAGGGTTGTCAGAGGAGCATTGCCAG TATTTCTTGTATCAAATCCTCCGTGGGTTGAAATACATTCATTCAGCAAATGTTCTGCACAGGGATTTGAAGCCTAGCAATCTTCTCCTGAATGCAAATTGTGACCTGaagatatgtgattttggacTGGCACGTGTCACATCCGAAACAGATTTTATGACTGAATATGTTGTGACAAGGTGGTATCGGCCTCCTGAACTTTTGCTAAACTCGTCTGATTATACTGCAGCTATTGATGTATGGTCGGTGGGCTGCATTTTCGTGGAATTAATGGATCGTAAGCCCTTATTTCCTGGTAGAGATCACGTTCATCAGTTACGGCTACTTTTGGAG TTGATCGGTACCCCATCAGAATCTGATATGGGGTGTCTGAATGAAAATGCTAAAAGATACATCCAGCAACTCCCTCCTTATCATCGTCAATCATTTACCGAAAAGTTTTCTCATGTCCACCCTCTCGCTATCGATCTTGTTGAGAAGATGCTGACATTCGATCCTAGACAAAGGATTACAG TTGAAGATGCATTGGCGCATCCATATCTGAACTCATTGCATGATATAAGTGATGAGCCTATTTGCACGACACCTTTTACCTTCGACTTTGAGCAGCATGCtctgaccgaggaacagatgaAGGAGCTGATTTACATGGAGGCGCTTGCATTCAATCCCGAATATCAGCGTGTGTGA
- the LOC142521823 gene encoding putative calcium-binding protein CML29, with translation MAHSMLTEIESLTHALRLLEAFHAFDSDNDGSIDAQELNGIMGSLGYNLSGQDINDMMQKGDTNKDGLLNISEFLDLNVQNLGFGDFGSALKSGLQELKLKEDDLVSGEELCEVIENVGIELSLDDCEDIVASIGGDGHGTISFQDLELIVNALV, from the coding sequence ATGGCTCACTCCATGCTCACCGAAATCGAGTCACTAACGCACGCCTTAAGGCTCTTAGAAGCCTTCCATGCCTTCGACTCAGATAACGACGGTTCAATCGACGCTCAAGAGCTAAACGGGATCATGGGATCACTTGGGTACAACCTAAGTGGACAAGATATCAATGACATGATGCAGAAGGGAGACACAAACAAAGATGGGCTACTGAATATATCGGAGTTTCTTGATTTGAACGTGCAAAACTTGGGTTTTGGCGATTTCGGAAGCGCGCTGAAAAGTGGTTTGCAAGAACTGAAGTTGAAAGAGGATGATTTGGTGTCAGGGGAAGAGCTGTGTGAAGTCATAGAGAATGTGGGGATTGAATTGTCTTTGGATGATTGTGAAGATATTGTGGCATCAATAGGTGGAGATGGGCATGGGACAATAAGTTTTCAAGATTTGGAATTGATTGTGAATGCACTTGTTTGA